GCTTTGTGGTCTAATGATCATGACCCAGATTACATGAAACTATTAGGTGTTTCTCTGAAAGCTCTCTGCTCCTgaaagctctcctctctctgctctgaaagctctcctctctctgctcctgaaagctctcctctctctgctcctgaaagctctcctctctctgctcctgaaagctctcctctctctgctcctgaaagctctcctctctctgctcctgaaagctctcctctctctgctcctgaaAGCTCTCCTCTTTACCCATACAGGCTCCATTCTGACTCACATCCAGAACCGTAAGCACTTTGATGAGCTGGAGGCCAGCCGTGTGGTCAGGGACATCTCCAAAGCTCTCCACTTCCTCCACAACAAAGGTAGGACCCCTGAACATGGGGCTGTGCCTGTATCGAATTACAGTGTGATTGTTTCCTCATAAACGTTCTCTGTTCTACAGGTATCGCCCACCGGGACCTAAAGCCAGAGAACATCCTGTGTGAGTCTACTGACCAGGTAACCTTTGTTTCCCCCAATGTGCTACGGAACAACAACATATGTTTTCTGTAGAAAATGTCATGTTTGCCAAACAGTTATTGTGGTTATAGCTAGTGAATGCTTGCTATTTTTCTCTCCCCCTGCAGGTGTCTCCGGTGAAAATCTGTGACTTTGACTTGGGCAGTGGAGTGAAGCTTAGCAGTGCCTGTATTCCAATCACCACTCCAGAGCTCACCACACCGGTAAATACCACAACCTGAACCTACCACTAACCCTGATATTTGTGTGTCTATCTGTTCGTCTGGCAAAGTCTTAATTGTCCCTAAGTGCACATTTTTTATATTTACTGTAAAGAGTGTTGCGATTTTAAATGCACttttaaatcaaatttgatttgacatatgtcCTCACGGTGTTTGGTTTCCCCGACTCAGTGTGGCTCGGCAGAGTACATGGCTCCAGAGGTGGTGGAGGTGTTCACAGACGAGGCATCGTTCTACGACAAGCGTTGTGACCTCTGGAGCCTGGGGGTCATCCTCTATATTCTGCTCAGCGGAAGCCCCCCCTTCACTGGTCATTGTGGGACTGACTGTGGCTGGGACCGTGGAGAGACCTGCCGCACCTGCCAGGTACACAAGCCATCACCAGTCTTCGTCAAACCCCCAGTTCAccttagatttaaaaaaaaaaataaataaattgtgctGTAGATGTCTGTCTCGAAGGAACACAAACTCTGGACCTTCGAGACGGTTtataaaaaataattttaaaaatatgCCATGCATTTATTGGTGTTATAACCATTATAATTCATAAAAACTTATAGTAATTTAGAAACTGTTTCTGATTCATGTCATAAGTGAATGCCCAAAATATTATACCACTCATGATTTTCCCTTTTAATATATTGTGTCCCACCCCTGCAGAAGAATCTGTTCGACAACATCCAGGATGGCCAGTATGAGTTCCCAGAGAAGGACTGGGCCCACATCTCTGCCCAGGCCAAGGACCTCATCTCCAGGCTGCTGGTGCGGGATGCCACCCTCCGCCTCAGTGCTGCCCAGGTCCTGCAGCACTCCTGGGTGCAGGGGGTGAGTGTCAATTTCCTAACCCTTCTGTACACTGTGTGGGTGTATGGTCATAACATaccacacctgggttcaaatacatgtctattatttgttattgaatACTTATTTTCTGTGTATCTGAGTATTTTCTAATAATGTGGCTCGAATCACCTACTTCTATTGGAAGTATTTGAAAGTACTTTCAAATAATTTCCTGTAAATAGCCTAGTAttttgaaataagtatttgaaaatacATAATTTCAAATACCAAACAGACCTGGTTGAAATGCATGGGAATTTAATTATTTGTTTAAATACTGTGTATTTGAGTATTAAAaacacacaatgtaactccaagtcaatcacacttctgtgaagtcaaactgtccacttaggaagcaacacttattgacaataaatttcacatgctgttgtgcaaatggaatagacaacaggtggaaattataggcaattagcaagacacccccaataaaggagtggttctgcaggtggtgaccacagaccacttctcagttcctatgcttcctggctgatgtttggtcacttttgaatgctggcggtgctttcactctagtggtagcatgagacggagtctacaacccacacaagtggctcaggtagtgcaactcatccaggatggaacatcaatgcgagctgtggcaagaaggtttgctgtgtctgtcagcgtagtgtccagagcatggaagcgctaccaggagacaggccagtacatcaggagacatggaggaggccgtaggagggcaacaacccagcagcaggaccgctacccccgcctttgtgcaaggaggagcaggaggagcactgccagagccctgcaaaatgacctccagcaggccacaaatgtgcatgtgtctgctcaaacggtcagaaaaagacttcatgagggcccgacgtccacaggtgggggttgtgcttacaggggttgtgcaggacgtttggcattttccagagaacaccaagattggcaaattcgccactggcgccctgtgctcttcacagatgaacgcaggttcacactgagcacatgtgacagtctggagacgccgtggagaacgttctgctgcctgcaacatcctccagcatgaccggtttggcggtgggtcagtcatggtgtggggtggcatttctttggggggccgcacagccctccatgtgctcgccagaggtagcctgactgccattaggtaccgagatgagatcctcagaccccttgtgagaccatatgctggtgcggttggccctgggttcctcctaatgcaagacaatgctagacctcatgtggctggagtgtgtcagcagttcctgaaagaggaaggcattgatgctatggactggcccgcccgttccccagacctgaatcccatatagcacatctgggacatcatgtctcgctccatccaccaacgccacgttgcaccacagactgtccaggagttggtggatgctttagtccaggtctgggaggagattcctcaggagaccatccgccacctcatcaggagcatgcccaggcgttgtagggaggtcatacaggcacgtggaggccacacacactactgagcctcattttgacttgttttaaggacatggatcagcctgtagtgtggttttccactttaattttgagtgtgacttcaaatccagacctccatgggttgataaatttgagtgattttgttgtcagcacattcaacaatGTAAAGAAATAAGTAtttcataagaatatttcattcattcagatctaggatgtgttattttagtgttccctttattttttttgaacagtatatgtatgtatgtatgtatgtgtcatTACCAAACAAGTGTTTCCAAATAGATTCCAATACTACTTGTTTCAAAGAAAAAATATCCAAATACTTAAGTTCCAAATTACTTTTGAAATCAATTGAAATACCCTAAACAGTatatgaacccaggtctgtactTTATATGTTGTTCCCGGTGGATGTTAATATTCTGAAGTGGCTTTCTTGCCTTGTCTATTCTACACTGATCTAAGAAGGCTGAATGTGTGAAAGAGACATCCAAGAAACCAGCGGGCTTGTTTTCACCAGTACATTTCCTCCCAACTGTATATCTGTGAAGGAAAAGGTACAATTAAAATAAATGGATTCCGTTTTCCTGTTATATCTTATTTAAATGTGTTATTTATTTTCCCCTAGAATGCACCAGAGAGAGGTCTCCCAACCCCACACTTCCTCCAAAGGTAATCCACTCAGTGCTCATTTCACAGAATGTGCAGTACATTACAGCAGATGGCTAATAAATTCAATTGTTGAAGGGACATTACACTTCAAAATCAAAGTTTGTTTTCCAGACCTACAAAGTAGCATAATGGACTCAACTTGACATTTTGAGGCCTGAAAACATCGGACACAATTAGATTTAGGAGTGTTCCtgacaaattgagtgtatgtctcCTACAGCTAAACTATAATTTGATCAATCTCTGACTGATCGTCTGCTTGTTCTCTACAGGAACAGCAGCACCAAAGACCTGACCCAGTTTGCCGCCGACGCCATTGCCTTCAACCGCCAGCTGTCGCAGCACGACGAGGAGCAGGAGGAAGTGGTCACCACCATTGTGACCTCCATGAGGCTTTCGCCCCCTTCCAACTCCCGGCTGGCTCGCAGACGGGCACAGTCCAACGCTCAGCGCACCACCCAGGACTTCCTGCCTGCTGATGACGACAACCTCGACACTCTCGTCACCTAACCAGCTCCTGGTTTAACCCCAGGAAGACCCCGTTTTGGTGCTACTGCAGGCTCGGAGTTCCCTCGCACCTGGTTTATCCTTCTAATATAGTCGTGTGCTTCTAAGATCCCAACAGGGTCAGATTCTCTGATTTAACAATGTCAGCCTCAGACTGCTGCCAGGCTCTTTGTGCCTTCCTTTCCCCTCttttgtttctcctctgttccctccatcctggtgctagtctctcttcctctctacgtGGTGTTTACCATGTCACACCATCTGAGATGGACGATAGCTTCCGTTGGCAGGAGACTCCTGTGTAGCTTCACAGGTTGGTAGCCTCATTGTCATTGGCTCTCATGGCCAGTGGTCTTCTTATCACCTAGAAACAAAGAGACCGGAGCACAAAGGGAAGCACTTTTATCCTCTACTAAGCTAACACACAGAGTCCCAGCTTTGTTTCAGTGATTAGTTTGGGTTGAGGTAGTTTCCTGCATTTGATAATAACCTCAGTCTATACAGAGCGCAATCCCATGTTAAGACGACAGGAATAGTCACTAAAACGGGTCTAAGCCTGTTCTAGTGATTATTTTTCTATGGTTAAGACTGCTAGTGATAGTTGCTTTATGCTAGCTATACTTAATTGCACGGTTATGTCCGTTAGGAATGGATTCTTGATGATGTCCGCATGGGGCATTTAATACACGTACAGTACATGTAGCTAGCCTGTCTTATTGTAAAAATCCTTTTAATTTTCAAAAAATATTTTCATTTACGTTGTGTTGGTCAAGCTGTGAAAAGGTTTTAGCATTATTTATAGAGTTACTGAATGCTGCAAAAGTAGAGCATTACTTTTCAGTCCCTTAATGACCCTGTTTTTAGGGATGGTCATACATAGGCTGTGAGGAGGGTTTCAAAACTTTCCCAAAATGTCCTGGTTTTTCCAGAAATCCCATTTTTTTTTAGGATTTTTGGAAACAGCAGGGATGAAGCATCCAACCTCTAATTTTTCATGCAGGATTTCTGGAATATTTTTTGGAATGTTTTGAGAATTCTGCAAGCCAATAATGGCAAGGCAAGCAGACACTGTGACTATGGCCTGGTATTCAGGGAATGGACTCTGTCCTTGATTATCCTAGTAAGCATTCTGGGGCCCTATTATTGACAGATGGGtcgatatctacagtatgttgagtGTGAGTGTTTGGCCTAGAACTTTTAAGACATTGTGCTTGTGGAAGGTGGCTTACTGAATGATTTGAGTGCATCATTCATTTGAAAAGCATTTTATTATTTGAATCACCCTGAAATTCCATTTCTTATCTCCTTATCGAAACATCAGCTACCTGGAACACTTCTATACTTTGAAACAACTCACTCGTCATATGTATTTTGAGATTATTTGATATGATTGCATTTCatcagtatttttatttttttagacaTATTTGAAGTATTGATAAACTATAAGGATTACCTCAAACTCGAATTGCACTAGCCTGGTTGCCAGTTTGTTTGTGTTATGTTGTCACTTAATGTCATGCAAAACATGACATTACAAAGAGTTGACAGATCTGGGGACCAAGCTAGAATTTGTATGATGTCTTTGCACATTTTTTCCAAATGATTACAGGACCATTCTGCCATTGCTTGCTTCAAATGTGTTTAACTTATTTTCAGTCATACCACTAATAACCTGCAGCTTTCTTTTTACACAAATTAATTACTATTTTGGCTATTCACAATTCACTGAATATTGTTAGAATCTGTTTAAGTGATATAGAAATCTGGAAATGTCTTTTTGTTTTTTAATATTGTGTTTTTTTAAACGTCCAtaactttattttttatatattctaTATTCCAGAGGGGATGCCATGATAAATATACCTTTCTCTGGCGGAAAGGGAATTATAGTTTTATATCAGTTTTTTTAGAGGTAGTTTTATTTGTGTATTGTTGGGTTGGTTTGTCAGCAAATGGATCTGAATAAGTGTGCCAAAgaaaccatagagactgatagaaaTAACTTGTGACGACTGTGAATGCTAGCATGTCACATTAATTTGGTTTCAGATTTTTAAGCATAAATTGGTCAGACGGCCATTTCAGCCTGTGTAACATAGTTACTGAAAGTTACTGAAATGCTCTTTGGTTACTGAAATTATTTGATTTACCTCTACCAGTTTGACTGTTTCACCTCTGTAAGAGCTTGTCATTTTATTAATGTGGGGACACTGATGGAAGTCTAGCACTTATTCCCCTCACCCTTTAACTTCATGTATTGCATCCCCCACCCCCATGTAAAACGGCTTGTACCCAATGCCTGGATCTCCCCCGGTTGCCATGGATACTCAATCACTATAGCAACCAAGGGGCCTTCCTAAGCCTAAGGGGCACGGACTCTCCGTCAGAGAAGGTGCAACACATTAGGGATCTCCCAGTGGCTATGGTAAAGCCCTCTCACTCTCAttagttccaaatggcaccctatagcccataggccctggtcaaaagtagggcactacatagggaatagggtgccatttgggacaaacacTAAACTCAAATCAGATGGGATAAGATGCATTCCATTGGCATAAGCTATGCAGCTAAATACCTTATAACCCATGTGTATGAGGTCTTATGGCAAATGTTCTTACAATGTTGCACATCAATAGCCCCTGTGGTATGCTGTTTTCCCAATAAAACCCAATTCTTTCTTATGAAATTCTTCTTTCTCTGATTTCTAGGCAGAACTCTGACATCATGTAACAAGTTAGGCAGATTGACTGTTCTTTTAGGTTCAGTACATGTACTCTAGGTTGAGTACATAAACAGAGACTGCTCAGTTTATGGCTGGAAGAACTGATTGAATGGGTTTATTTCGGGCCCATCACTCACCAGTTGCCTATTGTAGCATGTGAATCAAACGGGGACATGGATGATTGTGATTCAcctgaccacacagtgaagagaGGAGTATGGGGGTTGGTCTAGAGCACCTAAAGGAAGAAGGTAACAGGGAAGAGAGGAGTATGGGGGTTGGTCTAGAGCACCTAAAGGAAGAAGGTAACAGGGAAGAGAGGAGTATGGGGGTTGGTCTAGAGCGCCTAAAGGAAGAAGTTAACAGGGAAGAGAGGAGTACGGGGGTTGGTCTAGAGCGCATAAAGGAAGAAGGTAACAGGGAAAAGAGGAGTATGGGGGTTGGTCTAGAGCACCTAAAGGAAGAAGGTAACAGGGAAGAGAGGAGTATGGGGGTTGGTCTAGAGCGCATAAAGGAAGAAGGTAACAGGGAAGAGAGGAGTATGGGGTTGGTCTAGAGCGCCTAAAGGAAGAAGGTAACAGGAAAAGAGAGGAGTATGGGGGTTGGTCTAGAGCGCCTAAAGGAAGAAGGTAACAGGGAAAGAAGAGAGTATATGGGGGTTGGTCTAGAGCGCCTAAAGGAAGAAGGTAACAGGGAAGAGAGGAGTATGGGGGTTGGTCTAGAGCGCCTAAAGGAAGAAGGTAACAGGGAAGAGAGGAGTATGGGGGTTGGTCTAGAGCACCTAAA
This is a stretch of genomic DNA from Oncorhynchus nerka isolate Pitt River linkage group LG25, Oner_Uvic_2.0, whole genome shotgun sequence. It encodes these proteins:
- the mknk1 gene encoding MAP kinase-interacting serine/threonine-protein kinase 1; its protein translation is MTEVLEEDFGLFGHRLQLADMVRQSTVAELQAFQHSLQLQSNSLALGPVGDSCGEQQNVVPPTATEERQRLSKGPPEVEASQPVSVPDSAKPMEATQPVSIPNSVKPKKKKRRSRATDSFTGNFNDLYKLTDEMLGQGAYAKVQGCISLQNGNEYAVKIIEKSAGHSRSRVFREVETLYQCQGNKNILELIQFFEDDSCFYLVFEKLRGGSILTHIQNRKHFDELEASRVVRDISKALHFLHNKGIAHRDLKPENILCESTDQVSPVKICDFDLGSGVKLSSACIPITTPELTTPCGSAEYMAPEVVEVFTDEASFYDKRCDLWSLGVILYILLSGSPPFTGHCGTDCGWDRGETCRTCQKNLFDNIQDGQYEFPEKDWAHISAQAKDLISRLLVRDATLRLSAAQVLQHSWVQGNAPERGLPTPHFLQRNSSTKDLTQFAADAIAFNRQLSQHDEEQEEVVTTIVTSMRLSPPSNSRLARRRAQSNAQRTTQDFLPADDDNLDTLVT